The genomic segment GGCGAGCGTCTCGGCGAGCGTGGCCTCCCGGTCCTCGTGGAACTCGCGCAACCGGGCCACCAGGGCCGGGCTGCCGGTGATCAGCCGGGCGAACTCGGCGCCGGCGAAGCCGATCAGCGGGTTCCGCGCGGCCACCGCGGCGAGATAGCCGCGGCGCAGCGCGGCCAGGGCGGACTCGCCGACCTGCCGGTCGCGCACCGTGGCCGCCGGCAGCGTCACGAACTCGTCGTGCGTGTCGAGCGCGAGGTCCTCCTTGCGCGGGAAGTAGTTCGTCACGGTCATCTTGGCGACCTGGGCGGCCTCGGCGATCTCCGCGATCGTGACCCGGTCGAACCCGCGGGCGAGAAACAGCCGGGTGGCCTGGTCGGAGATGGCGGCCCTGGTCTGCTGCTTCTTACGGGCACGCAGACCCACCGGTTCGGCGGTCATGCCGGCACCATACCTGGGTCGAGCCGAAATATGTGCTTGACCAACGTGTAGCTCGCCGTCACCTTCGCGGCCCGCACCGGACGGGCGAAGGTACCCGATCACCCGCGAGTACCCGGTGCCCGGCGCGGGCCCGTACGCACTGTCCGCTGGCCCGCATCCCGTACCGACCGCTGAGGTGCCGCTCGCGGACCGGGCCGGATAGGGTCCAGCCAGGTTGCGGATCGGGGCACCGGGACGATGGTGCCGGTCGGCCGGGAAGGGGTGGCGTGGTGCGGGTGATCGCCGCGGAGTCGGTGCCCGACGCGGGTGCCTACTGCGCCCGGCTGGTGCGGTTGGATCCCGCCGCGCTGGTCCGGCTGCGGCCGGCGGGCGGCGGGCTGGTCGCACTGTGGTCCCGGCTGCCGTTCGCCGTGCTGGTCGGCCGAAGTGTCCGGAGCGAGCTGGCCGACGACGCCACGGTGCGGGCCGCCGACCTGCTCGCCGCGCTGCCCGACGGTGCGCTGCCCGCCCGGTACGACGCGCGGTGGCGCGGTGCGCTCCCCCCGGCGGCGGCCGAACCGGTGGAGCAGGTACCGGCGCCGGAGCTGCGCCGGATCGCCGAGCTCGCCGCCACCACACTGCGCGACTCGACCGGCCGCGGCGTCGGCGAGCGCCGGGTCCGGGACGCCCTGCTCGACCACCCGGGCATCACCCTGGCTTCCGGTACGGTCCGCGCCGGGGTGCCGATGCGGGTGGTGCTGGCGCTGGTACGGATGGGCTTCCTGGCTGACGAACCGGTACGTTTCGGCATCTCGGGACGGTGGCTGTCGGCGCAGGCCCGAAACGGCACGGCGTGGTACCAACGCCCCGGTGGGCTGACGCTCGATCCGGTGAACCACGGTGAGATCACACGCAGTGACGGGTGATCTGTCCAACAGCGACCGCGACGTGCTTGCCGATCGCCGGTAACGTCGGCCGCGGAGCCCCCCAAACCGGCGTCCCACCGGTCGGCTCACCGACAACCAGATCCGATCGTGCCGGCGCCCGAAGATCGTGCGTGCGTACCCGCCGGCGCTCGGACACCTCCCGATAAGCGAGCAGGGGACGACGCGATGCCATGGTGGCGTAGGAGCCAGCGCGACGGTGTTTCTCGAAACGACGGTGCCGAGCAGGTCGCCGACGACAGGGCGTTCGGTCCGGAGGCCTTCGGGCCGATCGATGCGGTGACGGTGCGGCGCCGGGTGCCGGCCGAGCGCACCGGCGTGCACGACCTGATGCCGCTGCTGAAGGCGGCGAGCAGCGGGCCGAGCCCGGTGACCACCGACCGGTTGTCGGCGGCGCTGCGCCGGCTCGACGTGTACTTCCTGACCGACCCCGGTACCGGCAACCTGGTCGCCATGTGGGAGCGGCACGCGGTGATGTTCGCCCTGGAGGGGCCGGACCGCGACATCCTGATGGTCCGCGCCCGGGCGCACGGGACGGTCGCGCCGGAGTGGGCGTCGCAGGCGTTCCCGGCGGTCAACTCGTGGAACCACGACCGGCGCTTCCTCAAGGCGTACCTGGGCGAGCCCGGCGAGTCGGGCCGGCTCCCGCTGTACGCGGAGATGCAGGTGCCGCTGGTTCCGGGCGCGCACGACCAGCTGCTCGACGAGCTGCTCGGCTGCGCGGTGGACGTGGCCGAGGCGTGGGCCGACTGGCTGCACGGCGACGGCGCCGTGCTCTGATTCCGTCGGCGCCGCGCCGGATCCCGCGGCGCCGGATCCCGTCGCGCCGGATCGCGCGGCGCCGGGCCCGCCAGGCAAGCCCGGCCACGCCGGCGGCGAGCTGCGCCAGGCCGGCGACCAGGAGCGTGCCGGTGGTGCCGGCGAGCCCGAGCACCGTGCCGCCGGCGACCAGGCCGACCGACACCGCCCCGTCGTGCACGAAGTCCGCGGCGGCGAACGCGGTGCGGCGCTCCGCGCCGGCCGTCCGGGTACCGATCAGCGCGTCCAGCGCGCCGTTGCCGAGCGGGGCGAGCAGGCCGCCGCCCGCGGCGATCGCGGCGATCAGCGGTACCGAGGCGCCGGCGCCGGCTTCCCCGACGAACATCAGCCCGAGCCCGATCCAGGCGGCGGCCGCCGTCGCGAGCCAGGGCAGCCGGGGCAGCAGCCGCGGGCTGGCCAGCGCGGACAGCACCGAGCTGAGCCCGTAGCCGGTCATCGCGGCCGCGATGAGCGCACCCGGCCGGTGCGCCTCGGCGCCGCGCACCGCCAGGCCCAGCGTGAAGGCGAACCACACCAGGCCGCCGAGGCCGGACATCGCCACCCCGACCGCGATCGACGGGTGCGCCCGCAGCGCCGCGCGCATCGTCGGCCGCTCGACCGCCGCGGCGGCTGCCCCGGTCACGCCGGTGGCGTGGGCGCGCACGGTGGCGAGCAGCGCGGCGCCTGCCGCGACACCGGCGGCCTCGCACCACAGCAGCGGTACCGGACCCCAGGCGCCGACCGCGAGCGCGCCCAGCGCCGGCGCGACCACCATCGAACTGCGGTGCGCGAAGTCCTGCCAGGCCAGCGCCTTCGCCGCGGCGTAGTCGCCGAGTGGCTCGGCGATCTCGGCGAGCAGGCTGCGCTGCGCCGGCCCGGCGAGCGCGGTGCAGCCGCCCGAGACCAGGCCCGTCGCGGCCAGCGCGTACCAGCCGACGTGGCCGGCGATCGCGGCGACCGGCACGATCAGCAGGCCGACCACCTGCCCGGCCAGTACCAGCGCGATCGCCCGGCCGCTGGTGAGGCGCTGCCAGCAGCGCCGGGCCCACCAGGGCGCGGTGACGAGCGGCAGCCCGGCCATCCCGCCGACCAGGCCGGTGGACCAGGCGGAGTGGCTCGCCGCCAGCGCCACCAGCGGCATCGCCACCGCGGTGATCCGCTGGCCCAGCCAGACGACGAACGTGGTGCCCAGCATGATCGTGACATCGCGCCTCGGTACGGACATGGCCTCATCGTCGGTGCCGCCGGCGGTCGCCGGTAGCGGGCTGATGTTGGCCGCGACCCATAGACTCGCGTTATGGCTTCCCGCCCGGACATCGATGACCTGGAGCTGGTCGTGGCCGTCGCCCGGTGCGGCTCGATCGGCGCTGCCGCCCGGTCGGTACGGCTCAGTCAGCCGGCCGCGAGCGCCCGGCTGACCCGGCTGGAGCGGCGGGTCGGGCTGCGGTTGTTCCAACGCGACACCACCGGCGCCCGACCGACCGCGGCCGGCGCCGAACTGGCCCGGCAGGCCGAGCACATCCTCGGCCACCTGGACCGGGTCTTCGCCGCCGCGCAGTCGGCCGACACCGCCCGGCCGATCGTGGTGGGCACGTTCGCCAGCATGGCCGCCGCGCTGTTCCCGGTGCTGGACGCGCTGCTGCCGGACGCCGTGGTCGACCAGCGGGTCGACCACGGCGACCGGCTGATCGAGTGGGTCGCCGAGGGCACCATGGACGCCGCGCTGGTGGCCATCGCCGAGCAGGTCGAGCTGCCGCGTGGCACCCAGTCCCGGTCGGTCGGCGGGGACGAGCTGGTCTGGTTCCGGCCGGCCGGCGTCGCCGGGCCCGGGGCCGGCCGCACGCCGCTGCGGGACCGCGAGGTCGTCTGCTACACGTACGACATGCAGGGCGCCCCGACGCGGCAGCGGCTGACGCTGCTCGGCGCCACGGTGCGACGGGGCGCCTCGGTGCCGACGACGGTGGCGATGGCCCGCCGCCGCGGTCATCTCGCGGTCCTGCCCCGCTCGGCGGTCGCGACCGACCTGCGGCCCGGCGAGGTCATCGACCGGTTGCCGTTCCGAACCCGGCTGCGGCTGTCGCT from the Actinocatenispora thailandica genome contains:
- a CDS encoding LysR family transcriptional regulator, translating into MASRPDIDDLELVVAVARCGSIGAAARSVRLSQPAASARLTRLERRVGLRLFQRDTTGARPTAAGAELARQAEHILGHLDRVFAAAQSADTARPIVVGTFASMAAALFPVLDALLPDAVVDQRVDHGDRLIEWVAEGTMDAALVAIAEQVELPRGTQSRSVGGDELVWFRPAGVAGPGAGRTPLRDREVVCYTYDMQGAPTRQRLTLLGATVRRGASVPTTVAMARRRGHLAVLPRSAVATDLRPGEVIDRLPFRTRLRLSLVTRRPGHPKLLAVLPRLRAELGLT
- a CDS encoding YbjN domain-containing protein is translated as MPWWRRSQRDGVSRNDGAEQVADDRAFGPEAFGPIDAVTVRRRVPAERTGVHDLMPLLKAASSGPSPVTTDRLSAALRRLDVYFLTDPGTGNLVAMWERHAVMFALEGPDRDILMVRARAHGTVAPEWASQAFPAVNSWNHDRRFLKAYLGEPGESGRLPLYAEMQVPLVPGAHDQLLDELLGCAVDVAEAWADWLHGDGAVL
- a CDS encoding TetR family transcriptional regulator, translated to MTAEPVGLRARKKQQTRAAISDQATRLFLARGFDRVTIAEIAEAAQVAKMTVTNYFPRKEDLALDTHDEFVTLPAATVRDRQVGESALAALRRGYLAAVAARNPLIGFAGAEFARLITGSPALVARLREFHEDREATLAETLADETGAEPDDVVPRVAAAQLAGVHRVLFTEALRRTLDGAANDRIAADLTRLAETAFALLEPSLAGYAVRAVA